Within Clostridia bacterium, the genomic segment GCCAGCTCCAGCTGATGCTCCCAGGATATCGGGCGAGACTAGGGGATTCCTGAACATTCCTTGGTAAGCGGCACCAGCCGTTGCCAGGGCCGCTCCCACCAGCATGGCCACCAGCATCCGCGGTAAGCGCACTTGAAACACTACCGTTTCCAGAGTCTCGGGCCAGGTACGATCGATGGGGAATATCTTGGCTGCTAGTAAGGTCAAAAGCTGTCCGGGGGAGATGGAATAGCGCCCCAGGGGAAAGGAGAAAAGAAAGGCCAAAAGCGGTAGCCCCACCAGCAGCCAATGGCGCCACCGACAACTGTGGGCCTGGGCGGCAACGTTGAGCGATGGGATGCTAGTATCCTTGGCCATGGCCATTAGCAGCGACGCCCCTTTATCCCTTCTACCTCTTCCCGAGTTAATTTGACCATCCAGGCGCCTTGCTCAAAGATCTGTAGGGTTGCGCCCTCCTCCACTGCCCGGCGCAACCGCTCAGGCTCCATGACTACCGTTCCTGCCAGGGTATCGATGCCATGCTCAAACAGGATGGGGGCAAGGGGGGTACTGGGACCTACCAGGATCACTCGAGCTTGGCGGCTGAGCTCCAGCAGCCGGGGTAAGGTCTTATTAACCAGGGTGGTGGCGGTAATGAAGACATAATCCTGCTCGGGGAGGACAAACTCACAGGCGGGATCGGGTAAATCCCCGGGGCCGGGCCGGCGCTCGAGAACAGTGAGTTGGCAGACTTGGGCTAAGGGCTCTAAGTTGGGGAAGTGGCCGATGACAGCTACCTTTTTGCCTCTCACCTCATCTTGGTAAGAAGTAAAAGCATTGGCCTGGGGTTGGCTGACCAAGGGTCGTCCACACAGGGCCTCCACTTGGTCGGGCGCATTTAGGACCGAGTTTATGGCCGCCAGCCCCAGGGCTGCCTCATAGTTTTGCCAGGACTTAACGTAGCTGGCCAGCTCGCGGATGGACATGCCCCTTATCCTCCCGGCCAACCGGATGCGGGCGTGCCCTTCCCGGGGGGTCATAGCCAAGCCGGTGGCCCGGGAGGAGCGGACCAGAACCCAGTGCAGGCCAAGGAGGCAATCCTCCACCTGCAAGCCTTCGGGAACCATCTCCAGCAGCTGATCATAAATCTCCCACCTAGCACTTACGTCCACCGTTCCATCTCTCCTCATCCACTGGTTGATGCTTCCGAAACATTTCCCATGCCGGGGCGCTGGCCCCGACCGGATTCCGCTGGCCCCAGCCTATTCAGCCGGGAGTGGCGTAGTTCTGCCGAGGGTGGTCGGGCCCTATTTTCTCACTGCCCCGGCTAAAAGGGCCTCTAACTCTTGGTCTGAGAGCTGGTAGTGATAAAATTTGGCGTAAAAGTCTTTAACCGTTGCTGCCAGATCATATTTGAATATGTCCGGGTAGAGCAAATTGGCTAACCATCTAACTCCAATTAGGCGGTTGACGGAGGGCGGCCGGTCAAACCAATTGAAGGGACCATGGGGGACCTGGTAGACGCGGTGGTTTTTGACCGCCTTCAGGTTTTGCCACTTAGAATCCTTGAGGATAGTTTCGTAAGCGCCCCCTTGGGCTAGGTTCCAGGAGAGGATCACGTCTGGGTTCCAGGATAGCACTTGCTCCATGGAAACCGAGCTCATGCCCATGCCACCCGGGCCCCGCTGGGGTTCAATTTGGGCGACATTGATCCCGCCTACGAAATCCAGCACCTGGGTATGCTGGGAACCGGCGGGATCGGTTTGCAGGCCGCTGGCCCCTTCAGCATAGTAAACCTTCACCTTCTTCTGGTCGGGAATCTGCTTGACCTTGCTGGCAACCTCGGCAATGACATCCCGGCAGTAGGCTGCCAGCTCCTGGGCCCGCGGCTTCACTCCCAGCACATCGCCCATAAACTGGTAGGCTTGGTCCAGTTTGGTCAGTTCCCCGTCCACCATCACCACCGGTATGGAAAGCTGTTTCTCAATCTGATCGGCTTGGGAGCGGGCGGTGTTGTCCATATAGCCCATAGAGATGATAAGATCGGGGTGGACTTTCAAGATTTCCTCGATATTGGCGGTGTTCTTGGCATACCAGCCGCCCAGGTTGGGCAGTTCTTGGTATTGGGGGAGGATAAACTTTTTCTCCACTGGATTGAGCTCGTAGTTCCACCCGGCCAGCTTTTCCGGCGCCAAGGTATAGACCAGAATGGTTCCCACCGGGCTGGTGGCAAAGACCTTGTTGACTTGGGTTGGAACGGTGACCTGGCGACCGGCCATATCGACTAGAGAGCGGGTGGCAGCCGGCTGACCGGAGCTGGAAGGCGGCGGGTTGGCTGCTTTTGGATCGCAGGCGGCTAGGCTAATAGCAAGAAGCAGGGCAAGCAAAAGCAGACTGAGTAACTTAGGGGCTTGGCGTCTGGACATGATTTTAACCTCCTTTTCGAAGTCGGAAGGCGCACCCGTTTCCCGGCACACCCCGTGGGCTCTAGGCCCAGGCCGACCAACCATAAGCCGGCGGTGGCTTTTGGCCAGCTGGTAGGCTGATAGGCTCGGAGATTGATGCTAAGTGCGCTATTCTTTTTTAAGGTTAACGCTATTAAATATTCGCGCTTTCCGAATAGATTCCTGCCTTGCCAAACGATTTCCTAAAAAAATTTTGCGTCGGACTCTCTAATTATCAGGTCCGGCACCAATATAGCATCGCCAAGCGTCATAAAGCCGGGCTGGCATCTTCCCTAGCGCGATACCCGTAAAAAATTACAGTTGCCCCGGGAGCAATCTCTTTTGTGGCTTCTCGACAACGTAAGTAGAAAGAAGGATTCCGCGTTTCCTTGGTAAATAGTAAATACTGGAAACTACAGGGAAGGGCGGGGAGAAAATGCAACTTGATTTGGAGCCAGGCGCCATCCTTATTCTTTCCGTTGGCTTTGGCATTACATATGTGGTGATATCGTTCATAAGGGGCTCGCTGACGTGGAAAGGTGTGCTATTCAACACTGCTTTTTTTGCTTATATGGTGATGCTCTTGGATGTTACCCTTATGCCTCTGCCACTTAGCCGGGAGGCGGTCAGTCCCTACGCCGAGATTAATAACTTTATTCCCTTTGCCAGCATATACGAGACCCTCACCAGGAGCATCAGCTTGCGTATAGCTCTAAGGAACATCTTAGGGAACGTGCTTATGCTTATGCCGTTAGGTATGTTTGCGCCCATTCTGTGGAACCAACGTTCCTTATTCTCTGTTCTTAAGACCACCCTGGGCTTGTCAGTAGCTATTGAGCTGACCCAATATTTTATTGGCTTTCTCTTGCGGCATAACTACCGTAATGTGGATATAGATGACGTTTTTCTGAACACTGTTGGTGCCTTACTGGGCTTTCTGGTATTTAAGCTGCTCTACCCCTGGATACGGGCGGTACTAGACGAATCATCCCAAACCAATACCCATCAATCCCAAGTTTGAATTTGTAACAACTTCCTTTCTACTGTAGACATATTTCCACTTCTCCTGGTACTACACCAGGGGTTTGACCAGCTCCATGGTGCAGAGGGAGGCCCGGCCTGAGACCTCCTATCTGCACCAAGCCTTCTAGCCGAGCCACGTCGGTTACCGTAATCCATGCCAATCCGGGTGGTTCGCTAGCGAGCGGGAGGCTCGAGCAGGAGCTGATACCCGTCCTGGGATTTCTCGACTTTGACGGTATAGCCCTGGCTTTGGGCCAGTCGGGACACATTTTCTTTAGAGACCTTGCTTTCCACCCGGACGGCGATAGATTCCCCTGGGCTTTGCTCCATAGCCTTCTTGGTCTTAACTACCGGTATCGGACAAGAAAAGCCGCGGGCATCAACTTCGATCACGAGATAACCTCCTTCATTGTCAATCATGTTTTTGAGCATCTCGGCCC encodes:
- a CDS encoding DUF364 domain-containing protein: MRRDGTVDVSARWEIYDQLLEMVPEGLQVEDCLLGLHWVLVRSSRATGLAMTPREGHARIRLAGRIRGMSIRELASYVKSWQNYEAALGLAAINSVLNAPDQVEALCGRPLVSQPQANAFTSYQDEVRGKKVAVIGHFPNLEPLAQVCQLTVLERRPGPGDLPDPACEFVLPEQDYVFITATTLVNKTLPRLLELSRQARVILVGPSTPLAPILFEHGIDTLAGTVVMEPERLRRAVEEGATLQIFEQGAWMVKLTREEVEGIKGRRC
- a CDS encoding ABC transporter substrate-binding protein, with translation MSRRQAPKLLSLLLLALLLAISLAACDPKAANPPPSSSGQPAATRSLVDMAGRQVTVPTQVNKVFATSPVGTILVYTLAPEKLAGWNYELNPVEKKFILPQYQELPNLGGWYAKNTANIEEILKVHPDLIISMGYMDNTARSQADQIEKQLSIPVVMVDGELTKLDQAYQFMGDVLGVKPRAQELAAYCRDVIAEVASKVKQIPDQKKVKVYYAEGASGLQTDPAGSQHTQVLDFVGGINVAQIEPQRGPGGMGMSSVSMEQVLSWNPDVILSWNLAQGGAYETILKDSKWQNLKAVKNHRVYQVPHGPFNWFDRPPSVNRLIGVRWLANLLYPDIFKYDLAATVKDFYAKFYHYQLSDQELEALLAGAVRK
- a CDS encoding VanZ family protein, whose product is MQLDLEPGAILILSVGFGITYVVISFIRGSLTWKGVLFNTAFFAYMVMLLDVTLMPLPLSREAVSPYAEINNFIPFASIYETLTRSISLRIALRNILGNVLMLMPLGMFAPILWNQRSLFSVLKTTLGLSVAIELTQYFIGFLLRHNYRNVDIDDVFLNTVGALLGFLVFKLLYPWIRAVLDESSQTNTHQSQV
- a CDS encoding sulfurtransferase TusA family protein — protein: MIDNEGGYLVIEVDARGFSCPIPVVKTKKAMEQSPGESIAVRVESKVSKENVSRLAQSQGYTVKVEKSQDGYQLLLEPPAR